One Pseudomonas sp. AN-1 genomic region harbors:
- a CDS encoding TRAP transporter permease: MSESQGLHASPGQWPKALFYVALLFSIYQIVTAAFHPVSSQVLRAGHVGFLLLLVFLCYPARGSDRPFQPLAWLLGLAGMATFAYQWLFEADLIQRSGELTGADMAVGVLLVALVFEAARRVMGIALPIICLLFLAYGLFGEYLPGDLAHRGYGVDQIVNQLAFGTEGLYGTPTYVSATYIFLFILFGAFLEQAGMIKLFTDFALGLFGHKLGGPAKVSVVSSALMGTITGSGVANVVTTGQFTIPLMKRFGYRPAFAGAVEATASMGSQIMPPVMGAVAFIMAETINVPYVEVAKAALLPALLYFGSVFWMVHLEAKRADLRGLPKSECPNAWAAVKERWFLLIPLVVLVCLLFAGRTPMFSGTVGLALTAIVILGSAIILRVSSWGLRMAFWIALGVLCAGFFSLGIGVVFAVIGLLVAACWFVKGGRDTLTLCLHALVEGARHAVPVGIACTLVGVIIGVVSLTGIATTFAGYILAIGQDNLFLSLLLTMLTCLVLGMGIPTIPNYIITSAIAAPALLELGVPLIVSHMFVFYFGLMADLTPPVALAAFAAAPIARESGFRISLWAVRIAAAGFVVPFMAVYDPALMLQGDSWGAILYMLVKAALAIALWGAAFTGHLQRDLAAWERLLAFAAGVALILALPLSDELGFALGGLFLAQHCWRARRALAVAA; encoded by the coding sequence ATGAGCGAAAGCCAAGGTCTGCACGCCAGCCCCGGCCAGTGGCCGAAGGCGCTGTTCTACGTCGCCCTGCTGTTCTCCATCTACCAGATCGTCACCGCCGCCTTCCATCCGGTGTCCAGCCAGGTGCTGCGCGCCGGCCACGTCGGCTTCCTGCTGCTGCTGGTGTTCCTCTGCTATCCGGCGCGCGGCAGCGACCGACCGTTCCAGCCGCTGGCCTGGCTGCTCGGCCTGGCCGGCATGGCCACCTTCGCCTACCAGTGGCTGTTCGAGGCCGACCTGATCCAGCGCTCCGGCGAGCTGACCGGCGCCGACATGGCGGTCGGCGTGCTGCTGGTCGCCCTGGTGTTCGAGGCGGCGCGGCGGGTGATGGGCATCGCCCTGCCGATCATCTGCCTGCTGTTCCTCGCCTACGGCCTGTTCGGCGAGTACCTGCCGGGCGACCTGGCGCACCGCGGCTACGGCGTCGACCAGATCGTCAACCAGCTGGCGTTCGGCACCGAGGGCCTGTACGGCACGCCGACCTACGTGTCGGCCACCTACATCTTCCTGTTCATCCTGTTCGGCGCCTTCCTCGAGCAGGCCGGGATGATCAAGCTGTTCACCGACTTCGCCCTCGGCCTGTTCGGCCACAAGCTCGGCGGCCCGGCCAAGGTGTCGGTGGTGTCCTCGGCGCTGATGGGCACCATCACCGGCTCCGGGGTGGCCAACGTGGTGACCACCGGCCAGTTCACCATCCCGCTGATGAAGCGCTTCGGCTACCGCCCGGCGTTCGCCGGCGCGGTGGAGGCGACCGCCAGCATGGGCAGCCAGATCATGCCGCCGGTGATGGGCGCGGTGGCCTTCATCATGGCCGAGACCATCAACGTGCCCTACGTCGAGGTGGCCAAGGCGGCGCTGCTGCCGGCGCTCTTGTACTTCGGCTCGGTGTTCTGGATGGTCCACCTGGAGGCCAAGCGCGCCGACCTGCGCGGCCTGCCGAAGAGCGAGTGCCCGAACGCCTGGGCGGCGGTGAAGGAGCGCTGGTTCCTGCTGATCCCGCTGGTGGTGCTGGTCTGCCTGCTGTTCGCCGGGCGCACGCCGATGTTCTCCGGTACCGTCGGCCTGGCGCTGACCGCCATCGTCATCCTCGGCTCGGCGATCATCCTCAGGGTGTCCTCGTGGGGCCTGCGCATGGCCTTCTGGATCGCCCTCGGCGTGCTCTGCGCCGGCTTCTTCAGCCTCGGCATCGGCGTGGTGTTCGCGGTGATCGGCCTGCTGGTGGCGGCCTGCTGGTTCGTCAAGGGCGGCCGCGACACCCTGACCCTGTGCCTGCACGCGCTGGTCGAGGGCGCCCGCCACGCGGTGCCGGTGGGCATCGCCTGCACCCTGGTCGGGGTGATCATCGGCGTGGTGTCGCTGACCGGCATCGCCACCACCTTCGCCGGCTACATCCTCGCCATCGGCCAGGACAACCTGTTCCTCTCGCTGCTCCTGACCATGCTCACCTGCCTGGTGCTGGGCATGGGTATCCCGACCATCCCCAACTACATCATCACCAGCGCCATCGCCGCGCCTGCGCTGCTGGAACTGGGCGTGCCGCTGATCGTCTCGCACATGTTCGTCTTCTACTTCGGCCTGATGGCCGACCTCACCCCGCCGGTGGCGCTGGCCGCCTTCGCCGCGGCGCCGATCGCCCGCGAGAGCGGCTTCCGGATCAGCCTGTGGGCGGTGCGCATCGCCGCGGCCGGCTTCGTGGTGCCGTTCATGGCGGTCTACGATCCGGCGCTGATGCTGCAGGGCGACAGCTGGGGCGCGATCCTCTACATGCTGGTCAAGGCGGCGCTGGCGATCGCCCTGTGGGGCGCGGCCTTCACCGGCCACCTGCAGCGCGACCTGGCCGCTTGGGAGCGTCTGCTGGCGTTCGCCGCCGGGGTGGCGCTGATCCTCGCCCTGCCGCTCAGCGACGAACTGGGCTTCGCCCTCGGCGGCCTGTTCCTCGCCCAGCACTGCTGGCGTGCGCGCCGCGCCCTGGCGGTGGCGGCGTGA